The following coding sequences are from one Salvia hispanica cultivar TCC Black 2014 chromosome 3, UniMelb_Shisp_WGS_1.0, whole genome shotgun sequence window:
- the LOC125215427 gene encoding alpha-galactosidase 1-like, whose protein sequence is MLPFHQTSTMGSSSLVVRTCSFLIMCAVITASSSSDSGALSRRNLLGNGIGSTPPMGWNSWNHFNCMIDEKIIKETADALVSTGLAKLGYNYVNIDDCWAELERDSKGSMVPKNSTFPSGIKALSDYVHSKGLKLGIYSDAGHLTCSKKMPGSLGHEEIDAKTFASWGIDYLKYDNCNNGGIKPTLRYPVMTRALMNTGRPIFLSLCEWGDMHPALWGYTVGNSWRTTNDISDNWDSMVSRADQNEVYAEYARPGGWNDPDMLEVGNGGMTKNEYIVHFSIWAISKAPLLIGCDVRNISKDTMEIIANKEVITLNQDKLGVQAKKVRMEGDWEVWSGPLSHYRIAVLLLNRGSVATPITAHWDDIGISPATSVKARDLWEHKTLTSTFTGNLTANIDSHACKLFVLKPIY, encoded by the exons ATGCTTCCATTTCATCAAACATCAACAATGGGCTCTTCATCACTTGTTGTTAGGACTTGCTCCTTCCTAATCATGTGTGCTGTAATAACAGCATCTTCTTCATCGGATTCTGGCGCCTTAAGCCGCCGGAATCTTCTTGGAAATGGCATTGGTTCCACCCCTCCAATGGG ATGGAATAGTTGGAATCATTTCAACTGTATGATTGATGAGAAGATCATCAAAGAAACTG CTGATGCCCTTGTCTCAACTGGCCTTGCTAAATTGGGATACAATTATGTCAACATag ATGATTGCTGGGCTGAACTCGAACGCGACAGCAAG GGAAGCATGGTGCCTAAAAATTCAACATTTCCTTCTGGAATTAAGGCCTTATCTGATTATGTCCATAGCAAAGGTCTTAAGCTAGGAATCTACTCAGATGCAGG ACACTTGACTTGCAGCAAGAAGATGCCCGGTTCACTCGGACACGAAGAGATAGACGCAAAAACCTTTGCCTCATGG GGCATTGATTATCTCAAGTATGACAACTGTAACAATGGTGGCATTAAGCCAACTCTGAG GTATCCGGTGATGACCCGGGCTCTGATGAACACGGGAAGGCCCATCTTCTTGTCGCTATGCGAGTGGGGGGATATGCACCCGGCGCTGTGGGGCTACACGGTGGGGAACAGCTGGCGAACGACTAACGACATTTCGGATAATTGGGACAGCATGGTGTCAAGGGCTGATCAGAATGAGGTTTATGCAGAGTATGCTAGGCCGGGTGGATGGAATG ATCCGGACATGCTTGAGGTTGGGAATGGAGGAATGACCAAGAATGAGTACATTGTGCACTTTAGTATTTGGGCTATTTCTAAG GCACCATTGCTAATAGGTTGTGATGTGAGAAATATAAGCAAAGATACCATGGAGATTATAGCCAATAAGGAGGTCATTACACTCAATCAAG ACAAGCTAGGTGTTCAGGCCAAGAAGGTTAGGATGGAAGGTGATTGGGAG GTGTGGTCCGGGCCGCTTTCGCACTACAGGATAGCCGTGTTGCTGCTTAACCGAGGCTCGGTGGCTACTCCGATCACAGCCCATTGGGACGACATAGGCATCTCCCCGGCTACTTCTGTCAAAGCCAGAGACCTTTGGGAG CACAAGACTCTGACTTCAACATTTACAGGAAATTTGACAGCAAATATAGATTCTCATGCTTGCAAGTTGTTTGTTTTGAAGCCTATTTATTGA